A part of Paenibacillus sp. 481 genomic DNA contains:
- a CDS encoding GNAT family N-acetyltransferase, with protein sequence MNIRHVRETDYIPVISVIDEWWGGRQMADMLPKLFFQHFQDTSYVVEQDGQIVGFLIGFVSQSYPEQAYIHFVGVHTAYRNSGIARSLYERFFATVKGKGCTLVRCVTSPVNNASIAYHTRMGFLVENGSALGDGVQAVVDYDGVGQDRVLFIKKLHD encoded by the coding sequence ATGAACATTAGGCACGTACGGGAGACTGACTACATACCGGTTATCTCCGTAATTGATGAGTGGTGGGGTGGTCGGCAGATGGCTGACATGTTGCCAAAGCTCTTTTTTCAGCACTTCCAAGATACGAGTTATGTAGTCGAGCAAGATGGACAGATCGTTGGTTTTTTGATCGGGTTTGTCTCCCAATCGTATCCAGAGCAAGCGTATATTCACTTTGTTGGTGTGCACACAGCGTATCGAAATTCCGGAATTGCGAGAAGCTTGTATGAACGGTTTTTCGCAACCGTTAAAGGGAAAGGATGTACACTCGTGCGCTGCGTCACATCACCAGTTAATAATGCTTCGATCGCATATCACACGCGAATGGGATTTTTAGTTGAGAATGGAAGCGCTCTGGGTGATGGTGTACAAGCTGTTGTAGACTATGATGGAGTCGGGCAAGATCGGGTTCTGTTTATTAAAAAATTGCATGATTGA
- a CDS encoding MBL fold metallo-hydrolase: protein MPNQHKRNPTVDLPLPIEAIIQVDAVIVTHLHPDHFDAVATEVLSKDMQIFAQSEMDADVIKKKVFKTYNLLLMVP from the coding sequence ATGCCGAATCAGCACAAACGGAATCCAACTGTAGATTTACCGCTCCCTATCGAGGCAATCATACAGGTTGATGCCGTTATTGTCACTCACCTTCATCCGGATCATTTTGATGCGGTTGCTACTGAAGTGCTGTCTAAAGATATGCAAATTTTTGCTCAATCGGAAATGGATGCAGATGTGATTAAAAAGAAGGTTTTCAAAACGTACAATCTCTTACTCATGGTACCATGA
- a CDS encoding NADH:flavin oxidoreductase/NADH oxidase translates to MTHLFSPYEMMDLKLKNRVVMPPMCQYSVSNKDGIATDWHYTHYVSRAIGGAGLIIIEMTDVEPDGRISDYDLGIWSDDHIAPLARIVEACHTYGAKVGIQIAHAGRKAEHAAVPVAPSAIPFDNGSKTPRALSTAEVKDMVEKFRQGVARAIKAGFDVIELHGAHGYLIHQFHSPLTNQRTDEYGHDLTLFGTEVIRAAKSEMPAGMPLIMRISAKEYVEGGYGIQESIAFSQAYKEAGVDMFHISTGGESPVGVGPLGTKDKPGAHAAYQVPLARAIKHNLGVPVIAVGRLDEPALADAIIGNEEADLVAVGRGMLRNPYWTLEAADQLQKETDVPVQYRASYPSKK, encoded by the coding sequence ATGACACATTTATTTAGCCCTTACGAAATGATGGACTTGAAGTTGAAAAACCGTGTAGTTATGCCTCCAATGTGCCAATATTCGGTTAGTAACAAAGATGGAATCGCAACCGATTGGCACTATACGCATTATGTGAGCCGCGCTATTGGTGGGGCGGGATTAATTATTATCGAAATGACCGATGTTGAGCCAGATGGTCGAATTTCTGACTACGACCTCGGTATCTGGTCTGACGATCATATTGCGCCGTTGGCGAGAATTGTTGAGGCTTGTCATACATACGGCGCCAAGGTAGGTATTCAAATTGCGCACGCTGGACGTAAAGCCGAACATGCGGCAGTGCCTGTGGCGCCATCCGCAATTCCTTTTGACAATGGATCTAAAACACCTAGAGCATTATCGACGGCTGAAGTAAAAGACATGGTTGAAAAATTCCGGCAAGGTGTGGCGCGGGCTATCAAAGCTGGATTCGATGTAATCGAGCTTCATGGCGCGCACGGCTATCTGATTCATCAGTTCCATTCGCCGTTAACGAACCAAAGAACAGATGAGTATGGACACGATCTGACTCTGTTCGGAACAGAAGTGATTCGTGCAGCCAAAAGCGAAATGCCAGCAGGAATGCCATTAATTATGCGTATCTCGGCGAAAGAATATGTCGAAGGCGGATATGGCATTCAAGAGAGTATCGCGTTTAGCCAAGCCTATAAGGAAGCCGGAGTAGACATGTTCCATATTAGCACTGGGGGCGAAAGCCCTGTTGGGGTTGGGCCGCTGGGAACGAAAGACAAACCTGGTGCGCATGCCGCTTATCAAGTGCCGCTGGCTCGAGCCATTAAGCATAATCTCGGTGTTCCTGTGATTGCAGTCGGAAGATTAGATGAGCCAGCGCTTGCTGACGCGATAATCGGCAACGAAGAGGCTGATCTCGTTGCAGTAGGTCGAGGAATGCTAAGAAATCCTTATTGGACACTAGAGGCGGCTGACCAGCTTCAGAAGGAGACAGACGTTCCAGTACAATATAGAGCTAGTTATCCTAGTAAAAAATAA
- a CDS encoding GNAT family N-acetyltransferase: protein MEYVVRNMTKDDWEQVKSIYEAGIATGNATLETQAPTYEKWIASAHAECCYVVEDGSHIVGWCKIGPVSTRHVYAGVGEVSIYVHPDAKGKGIGNLLLHALIEGSEQQGFWTLQAGIFPENSSSIHLHKKHGFRELGTRERIGKRNGVWHDVLLLERRSSVVGID from the coding sequence ATGGAGTATGTCGTTCGTAACATGACAAAAGATGACTGGGAACAAGTTAAATCGATTTATGAAGCGGGCATTGCCACAGGAAATGCCACATTGGAGACGCAAGCGCCTACGTATGAAAAATGGATAGCAAGTGCTCATGCGGAGTGCTGCTACGTCGTTGAAGACGGATCACATATTGTAGGATGGTGCAAAATAGGTCCGGTATCTACGCGTCATGTATATGCTGGTGTAGGAGAAGTAAGCATTTATGTGCACCCCGATGCGAAAGGAAAAGGTATCGGTAACCTTCTGCTTCACGCGCTCATTGAGGGCTCGGAACAACAAGGATTTTGGACTTTACAAGCAGGAATATTCCCCGAGAACAGCTCCAGTATCCATTTACATAAAAAGCATGGCTTTAGAGAATTAGGCACTCGTGAGCGTATCGGAAAGCGCAATGGAGTATGGCACGATGTTCTCCTCTTAGAAAGAAGAAGCAGCGTCGTGGGAATAGATTAA
- a CDS encoding MFS transporter, translating into MKNKKYYNFYKLWLGQSIGLLGTQFIVVALPLFALEVLQTSEANAALLRGIIFIPYLIFGLVAGALIDILHRKKVLLICSIGQSALLLTVFILAVTNTITFPLLVFFMFVYGIFTTFYNIAIPSFLPEIVTDKDNLKKGNAQLALSESLATVIGPMLAGIVFTVVGLTGSFSVTAVTYFVCFVFVLSISRFKPHTEGSLTNVNIKSIYKNIYEGLIYFKSHPVLEPIVSCGAVYGFFKYILYSILVIFLYKVMSLSELEIGFVVGSAAVGFVIGNTILIKKGQQMNNTKMLTYSATVSVIGLSFIPIMGYLGTVYGIVAVSIIHGMGEGVFAPYAATIRQLVSPSHMLGRVNAVQRTLNWGAWALGSFASAFLVSVFGLQTTLFIGGFGTTLCLIALVRRDVLKGTNIEYTSSI; encoded by the coding sequence ATGAAAAACAAAAAATATTATAATTTTTACAAGCTTTGGCTAGGACAGTCTATAGGTTTGCTAGGCACCCAGTTTATAGTAGTAGCATTACCTCTGTTTGCGTTAGAGGTGCTACAAACAAGTGAGGCGAATGCTGCCTTGCTTCGTGGAATTATATTCATACCCTATCTCATTTTCGGATTAGTAGCCGGTGCTTTGATAGACATCCTCCATAGGAAAAAGGTTTTGCTCATTTGTAGTATAGGTCAAAGCGCTTTACTTTTAACCGTATTCATACTGGCTGTAACAAATACAATAACGTTTCCTTTATTGGTGTTTTTCATGTTTGTATATGGAATATTCACTACGTTTTACAACATTGCCATTCCTTCTTTCTTACCGGAAATAGTAACAGATAAAGACAACTTAAAAAAAGGAAATGCTCAACTAGCCCTTTCGGAGTCTCTTGCTACCGTAATTGGTCCTATGCTAGCAGGAATCGTGTTTACTGTAGTTGGATTAACAGGCTCATTTTCTGTTACCGCAGTAACGTATTTTGTTTGTTTTGTGTTTGTATTAAGTATTTCAAGGTTTAAACCGCATACAGAGGGCTCTTTAACAAACGTAAATATAAAATCCATATATAAAAACATATATGAAGGATTAATATATTTTAAAAGCCACCCCGTACTGGAACCAATTGTAAGCTGCGGCGCTGTTTACGGCTTTTTCAAATACATACTATATAGCATATTAGTCATATTCCTTTATAAGGTAATGAGTCTATCTGAACTTGAAATAGGCTTTGTTGTAGGTTCGGCAGCGGTGGGATTTGTAATAGGCAATACGATACTCATCAAAAAAGGTCAACAAATGAATAATACAAAAATGCTTACTTATAGCGCTACTGTATCCGTTATAGGTCTGTCCTTTATACCGATCATGGGATATTTGGGGACTGTTTACGGTATAGTGGCTGTAAGCATCATACATGGGATGGGAGAAGGTGTATTTGCCCCTTACGCTGCAACCATACGACAACTTGTCTCACCAAGTCACATGCTAGGCAGAGTAAATGCTGTACAGCGTACGCTTAATTGGGGAGCTTGGGCATTGGGGAGTTTTGCTAGCGCATTTTTAGTTTCTGTGTTTGGGCTTCAGACTACGTTGTTTATAGGGGGCTTCGGAACAACATTATGTTTAATAGCGTTGGTAAGGAGAGACGTATTAAAAGGAACCAACATTGAATATACGAGTTCAATTTAG
- a CDS encoding alpha/beta fold hydrolase, which yields MINYKIIGEGFPIVFLHGWTLDHQVLLRSMEPVFSNREGWKRIYIDLPGMGDSAPADDILNSDDILKKVLELLDQLIPDEPFLVVGQSYGGYLARGAAYLRREQIRGIMLLCPLMFPNYADRCLPEHRVLKADPDLMLRLSPEDATHYAQAAVVHGEREWERYRDDVIIPSQKMNVKFIQYIRENGYALTFDVDNVQPYEYPALVITGRQDAGAGFKDALRLMDNYPRGTFAVVDMAGHYLQIERQDVFESLMNEWLERIEISLR from the coding sequence ATGATCAACTATAAGATTATCGGAGAAGGATTTCCTATTGTATTCCTGCACGGCTGGACATTAGATCACCAAGTGTTGTTACGTAGTATGGAACCCGTATTCAGCAACCGTGAGGGATGGAAGCGAATCTATATCGACTTACCTGGAATGGGTGATTCCGCTCCAGCGGATGACATTTTAAATTCAGATGATATTTTAAAAAAGGTGTTGGAACTTCTGGATCAACTCATTCCGGACGAACCATTCTTAGTCGTTGGCCAGTCGTACGGTGGTTATCTTGCTCGTGGTGCTGCTTATTTGCGTAGGGAACAAATTCGTGGGATTATGCTCCTATGTCCGTTGATGTTTCCAAACTATGCTGACCGCTGTTTGCCAGAACACCGTGTTCTTAAGGCAGATCCGGATCTCATGTTACGGTTATCGCCTGAAGATGCGACTCATTATGCACAAGCTGCCGTTGTACATGGGGAGCGTGAATGGGAAAGATATCGGGATGATGTCATCATCCCATCTCAAAAGATGAACGTTAAATTTATACAATACATACGCGAAAATGGTTACGCGCTCACATTTGATGTGGACAATGTGCAACCATACGAATATCCAGCACTAGTGATTACGGGGCGACAAGATGCCGGTGCCGGTTTCAAAGATGCACTTCGCTTGATGGACAATTATCCAAGGGGGACGTTCGCCGTGGTGGATATGGCCGGTCACTACCTCCAGATCGAGCGGCAGGATGTCTTTGAATCACTGATGAACGAATGGTTGGAAAGAATTGAAATCAGCTTGCGATAA
- a CDS encoding F510_1955 family glycosylhydrolase, with amino-acid sequence MGSSNNRKKARDKETQVQSAKPMRLTKWGVIVSLLGIIVLGSIYVYGKNGSTAPTVNLEHVHGIGFSSDGKRILIPAHDGLKAYTAGRWEAKEGAKHDYMGFTTVSDGFYSSGHPAPGSDLKNPFGIVKSTNEGNTLQMLALQGETDFHHMAVGYHSHVIYAVNPEANSKMDAAGLFYSVDQGRTWTKSVMKGLNEQTTAIAAHATEAPIVAVGTPRGVYLSKDYGNSFEKVWSAGETTSLFFNLAGKLFIGGYENQAYLQQLDIDTKQSEKHHIPELGEDAIAYFGQNPVNNKQWAFGTFNKNVYITEDNGLNWTKIADKGKTSSELTR; translated from the coding sequence ATGGGGAGTTCGAACAATAGAAAGAAAGCGCGAGATAAAGAGACGCAAGTGCAATCGGCCAAACCGATGCGTCTGACAAAATGGGGAGTCATCGTATCCCTGCTAGGGATTATAGTGTTGGGTAGCATTTATGTATATGGGAAAAATGGAAGCACAGCTCCAACCGTAAACTTGGAACATGTCCACGGTATAGGGTTTTCTTCAGACGGTAAACGGATTCTTATTCCAGCGCATGATGGCTTAAAGGCGTACACAGCGGGACGTTGGGAAGCGAAAGAGGGTGCTAAGCACGACTATATGGGGTTCACGACCGTCAGTGACGGATTTTATTCTAGTGGCCATCCGGCTCCCGGTTCTGATCTGAAAAATCCATTTGGAATCGTCAAAAGCACGAACGAAGGCAACACGTTACAGATGCTTGCGCTGCAAGGGGAGACGGATTTTCATCACATGGCGGTTGGCTACCATTCGCATGTGATTTATGCTGTAAATCCAGAAGCTAATTCGAAGATGGATGCAGCGGGACTTTTTTATTCTGTCGATCAGGGCCGCACTTGGACGAAAAGTGTAATGAAAGGCCTTAACGAGCAAACGACCGCGATCGCTGCGCATGCGACTGAAGCGCCCATAGTGGCGGTCGGTACTCCACGTGGTGTCTATTTGTCTAAAGATTATGGCAATAGCTTTGAAAAAGTATGGTCTGCTGGCGAGACAACGTCACTATTTTTCAATCTTGCAGGCAAGCTGTTTATCGGAGGCTATGAGAACCAAGCCTATTTGCAACAGCTTGACATCGATACGAAGCAGAGCGAAAAGCACCATATTCCCGAGCTTGGTGAAGATGCTATCGCTTATTTTGGCCAAAACCCCGTAAATAACAAGCAGTGGGCATTTGGCACCTTCAACAAGAATGTGTACATCACCGAAGATAACGGATTGAATTGGACAAAAATTGCGGATAAAGGAAAGACGAGCTCTGAATTGACACGCTAA
- a CDS encoding DNA alkylation repair protein — MLISEELLNRTGASKAANIPQEVILFLNQGKIASVNLTEWLAVNHRTLLEHVLPSIGLESEDIPFILLEVDRHNTVSGMQAIRTIGSVLTQVMSGKSSKVQAEVILKCLNHVSDSVRCWAAFMHTEPNSSIQAKLQYIKPFAADRHFGVREIAWMSIREDLAKDIDESVKWLAEWAASHDENIRRFSVESIRPRGVWCKHIEVLKQEPQRALPILHLLKSDPAKYVQDSVGNWLNDASKTQPEWVIALCEEWEQGAATKATSRIVKKAKRTIAKGN; from the coding sequence ATGCTGATAAGTGAAGAGTTGTTAAACCGAACAGGAGCTAGTAAAGCGGCCAATATTCCACAGGAAGTGATCTTATTTCTTAATCAAGGGAAGATAGCGAGTGTGAACCTGACGGAGTGGTTAGCTGTTAATCATCGTACGTTATTAGAACATGTGTTACCATCGATCGGTTTGGAAAGCGAAGATATCCCATTTATCTTATTAGAAGTAGATCGGCACAACACGGTATCCGGAATGCAAGCCATTCGTACGATCGGCTCAGTATTAACGCAGGTTATGAGTGGGAAGAGTAGTAAGGTTCAAGCAGAAGTTATCTTAAAGTGTTTGAATCATGTGTCTGATAGTGTTCGATGTTGGGCGGCATTTATGCACACCGAACCTAATAGCTCGATCCAAGCTAAATTGCAATATATTAAACCCTTTGCTGCTGATCGTCATTTTGGTGTTCGTGAAATCGCCTGGATGTCTATTAGGGAAGACCTTGCGAAAGATATAGATGAGAGTGTGAAATGGTTGGCAGAATGGGCTGCAAGTCATGATGAGAACATTCGTCGCTTTTCCGTTGAATCCATTCGTCCTCGTGGTGTGTGGTGCAAGCATATTGAAGTCTTAAAACAAGAACCTCAGCGAGCCCTGCCTATCCTTCATTTATTAAAATCAGATCCAGCAAAGTATGTCCAAGATTCCGTTGGTAACTGGTTGAATGATGCTAGCAAAACCCAACCTGAATGGGTGATCGCCTTGTGTGAAGAATGGGAACAGGGTGCTGCAACCAAAGCGACTAGTAGGATTGTTAAAAAAGCCAAGAGAACGATCGCGAAAGGTAATTAA
- a CDS encoding FAD-dependent oxidoreductase — MDKESLMFNDMPQFPESYWWDSISHPSFPKLTEHREAEVVVVGGGISGITTAYLLAKEGLNVVLLEAGQLFHGTTGHTTAKITAQHDLIYDELISNFGQEKAQLYYEANDAALRFIKRIIEEHNIQCDFGEEDAYVYTNAEASISKLEKELAAYEKLGIKGEIVNQIALPLPIRAAIVMRKQAQFHPLKYLSKLVQLFTESGGMIYEHTTVETVETDTRPVVVTSGGHNITCKHVVSCTHFPVIDGMGFYFARMYAERSYVIGVKCEKKYLGGMYISADDPKRSVRAATHSNGDNLILIGGESHKTGQGICTIQHYEALQDFAHQTFGIREVAYRWSAQDLVTLDNLPYIGHISSLTPNVYVATGYRKWGMSTGTAAALLLRDLITGKENNYQALYTPARFHAVPDVKTFIVQNVDVAKHLIGGKLEIVRKKPESLSNDEGAVVSVNGKRAGAYKDEHGTLHIVDTTCTHLGCEVEWNVGDRSWDCPCHGSRFSIDGSVLEGPASKPLKKIIQS; from the coding sequence ATGGATAAGGAATCCTTGATGTTTAATGATATGCCCCAATTTCCGGAGTCTTACTGGTGGGATTCAATAAGCCATCCTTCTTTCCCTAAGCTTACTGAACATCGTGAAGCGGAGGTTGTTGTCGTTGGCGGAGGAATTTCGGGCATTACGACCGCTTATTTATTAGCAAAAGAAGGGCTAAACGTTGTTCTATTAGAAGCGGGGCAACTGTTTCATGGTACAACGGGACATACAACCGCGAAAATAACGGCGCAGCATGATTTGATTTATGACGAGTTGATTAGCAACTTTGGTCAAGAAAAGGCACAGCTATATTACGAAGCCAATGACGCCGCTTTACGATTTATCAAACGAATCATTGAGGAACACAACATTCAATGTGATTTTGGTGAGGAAGATGCTTATGTGTATACGAATGCGGAGGCATCTATAAGTAAGCTTGAAAAAGAACTGGCCGCTTATGAAAAGTTAGGAATCAAAGGTGAAATAGTCAATCAAATCGCTCTTCCGCTTCCTATTCGAGCGGCTATCGTCATGCGCAAGCAAGCTCAATTTCATCCGCTGAAGTACTTAAGTAAGCTCGTTCAATTGTTTACGGAGTCTGGTGGAATGATCTATGAACATACGACGGTAGAAACGGTTGAAACAGACACTCGCCCTGTTGTCGTAACAAGTGGCGGCCACAACATAACTTGTAAGCACGTCGTTTCATGCACTCACTTCCCAGTTATAGACGGCATGGGGTTTTATTTTGCAAGAATGTATGCTGAACGATCCTATGTCATTGGGGTAAAATGTGAGAAAAAATACTTGGGCGGTATGTATATAAGCGCAGACGACCCCAAACGTTCCGTACGCGCTGCGACGCATAGCAACGGGGACAATTTGATATTAATCGGTGGAGAAAGCCATAAGACGGGGCAAGGCATATGCACGATCCAGCATTATGAGGCCCTGCAAGATTTTGCTCACCAAACGTTTGGCATACGAGAGGTTGCTTATCGGTGGTCTGCTCAAGATTTAGTTACGTTAGATAACTTACCTTACATTGGGCACATCTCATCGCTAACCCCTAACGTCTATGTAGCAACAGGCTATCGAAAATGGGGCATGAGCACCGGAACGGCCGCCGCTCTGTTGCTGCGGGACTTGATTACAGGGAAAGAAAATAATTATCAAGCGTTATATACACCTGCTAGATTTCATGCTGTTCCAGATGTGAAAACTTTCATTGTTCAAAATGTGGATGTAGCCAAGCATCTCATTGGAGGCAAGCTGGAAATCGTTCGCAAAAAACCTGAGAGCCTGTCAAATGATGAGGGAGCCGTCGTATCCGTTAATGGTAAAAGGGCGGGGGCTTACAAAGATGAGCACGGCACGCTGCATATCGTCGATACGACATGTACCCATTTGGGGTGCGAGGTGGAGTGGAACGTAGGTGATCGAAGCTGGGATTGCCCTTGTCATGGCTCTAGATTTTCGATTGATGGGTCTGTGTTAGAAGGGCCTGCAAGTAAGCCACTAAAAAAAATCATACAATCCTGA
- a CDS encoding methylated-DNA--[protein]-cysteine S-methyltransferase — translation MTPKKSSSLYWSLLSYENWKVYIAATNTGLCFVGSQHQPFEELVKWANHYMPESDLIRDDEQLQPFADELVRYFQGKLSRFTIPIFYQGTPFQEAVWKALCDIPYGQTRTYSDIAQQMLKPTAVRAIGRAIGANPILITVPCHRVIGKNGSLTGYRGGMEMKTQLLELERG, via the coding sequence ATGACACCTAAAAAAAGCAGTTCTCTCTATTGGTCCTTGTTGTCTTATGAAAACTGGAAGGTGTACATTGCCGCCACAAATACAGGCTTATGTTTTGTCGGATCGCAACATCAACCATTCGAAGAGTTGGTGAAATGGGCAAATCATTACATGCCTGAAAGCGATCTGATTCGAGATGACGAACAATTGCAACCTTTTGCCGATGAGCTTGTTCGTTATTTTCAAGGCAAGCTCAGCCGGTTCACCATTCCAATCTTTTATCAAGGCACCCCTTTTCAGGAAGCCGTATGGAAGGCACTCTGTGATATTCCGTACGGTCAAACTCGAACCTACTCGGATATTGCTCAACAAATGCTAAAACCGACTGCGGTTCGGGCAATTGGGAGGGCCATTGGAGCCAATCCGATCCTGATTACGGTTCCATGCCATCGTGTTATCGGTAAAAATGGATCACTGACGGGCTATCGCGGCGGAATGGAAATGAAAACGCAACTGTTGGAACTTGAACGAGGCTAG
- a CDS encoding FMN-dependent NADH-azoreductase — MGFFSKLFGNKKDNSHTEENETMTKVLLIKANDRPAEQAISSKMYETFVSTFKEANPNAEITELDLFNVELPYYGNTAITGLYKRGQGLELTAEEAKIADLMETYLNQFLEADKVVFAFPLWNFAVPAPLVTYISYLSQAGKTFKYTAEGPVGLVNGKQVAILSARGSDYAAEPMASLEMAVNYVTTLLGFWGIANPETVVIEGHNQYTDRTQQIIADGLDEVTKLAARF; from the coding sequence TTGGGTTTTTTCAGCAAGTTGTTTGGAAATAAAAAAGATAATTCACATACAGAGGAGAATGAAACAATGACTAAAGTATTATTGATTAAGGCGAACGACCGTCCAGCGGAGCAAGCGATTAGCTCCAAAATGTATGAAACATTTGTAAGCACGTTTAAAGAAGCGAATCCAAATGCTGAAATTACGGAACTGGATTTGTTCAATGTTGAACTTCCGTACTACGGCAACACGGCTATTACAGGTTTGTACAAACGTGGCCAAGGTTTAGAATTAACAGCTGAAGAAGCAAAAATCGCGGATCTTATGGAAACATATTTGAACCAATTCTTAGAAGCTGACAAGGTTGTATTCGCGTTCCCATTGTGGAATTTCGCAGTCCCAGCGCCACTCGTAACGTATATTTCTTATCTTTCTCAAGCAGGAAAAACATTCAAATATACTGCTGAAGGCCCAGTAGGACTTGTTAATGGCAAACAAGTGGCCATCTTAAGCGCACGTGGTTCGGACTACGCTGCTGAACCAATGGCTTCGCTCGAAATGGCGGTTAACTATGTAACGACATTGCTTGGCTTCTGGGGTATCGCAAATCCAGAAACAGTTGTTATTGAAGGCCACAACCAATATACGGATCGCACGCAACAAATTATTGCGGACGGTTTGGACGAAGTGACAAAATTGGCTGCAAGATTTTAA
- a CDS encoding MarR family winged helix-turn-helix transcriptional regulator — MGNVLNNDFIANWLNLTQIQMKITIELEAKLQENYGLSLKEFYLLLFLSEAPEQKLKLQQLESMVGLSQSAVSRLVNRFEAKGCGALERMACRDDRRSIYTSLTPIGQHKLDRALVTFEEVLLAAFPEQEVAKLLQQMLRIKQAEPK, encoded by the coding sequence ATGGGTAACGTTCTTAATAACGACTTTATCGCAAATTGGTTGAACTTAACACAAATACAAATGAAAATAACGATTGAATTGGAAGCGAAGTTGCAAGAGAATTATGGCCTGTCTTTAAAAGAGTTTTATTTACTTTTGTTTTTGTCTGAAGCTCCAGAACAGAAATTAAAGCTACAGCAACTAGAGTCTATGGTTGGTTTAAGTCAGAGTGCGGTCTCCAGACTCGTCAACCGTTTTGAGGCCAAAGGTTGTGGTGCTTTGGAACGAATGGCTTGCAGGGATGATCGAAGAAGCATTTATACCTCGCTAACGCCAATTGGCCAACATAAGCTTGATCGGGCACTCGTCACATTTGAGGAAGTTCTTTTAGCAGCTTTCCCAGAGCAGGAAGTAGCGAAGCTGCTGCAACAAATGCTCCGTATCAAACAGGCCGAGCCCAAGTAA
- a CDS encoding GNAT family N-acetyltransferase has product MEIRTFLDSDIRQIVSLFYETVHSINKRDYSHAQLHAWAPKDEETLKLITWNDSLRNNITYVAEINGTIVGFADMTHHGYLDRLYVHKNAQRQGIASALVNTLEHEARKLGLIEMVTDASITAKPFFERRGYHIVKSQIMERRNVTLANFKMIKNI; this is encoded by the coding sequence ATGGAGATCAGAACATTTCTTGATTCAGATATTCGTCAAATTGTCTCCCTGTTTTACGAAACCGTACATTCGATAAACAAACGTGATTATTCGCACGCGCAACTTCATGCATGGGCACCCAAAGATGAAGAAACGCTCAAGCTGATAACTTGGAATGACTCTCTGCGTAATAACATCACCTATGTTGCCGAAATCAACGGGACAATCGTTGGTTTTGCTGACATGACTCATCATGGTTATTTAGATAGACTTTACGTTCACAAAAATGCTCAGAGACAAGGAATTGCTTCAGCTTTGGTGAACACACTTGAACATGAAGCCAGAAAGTTAGGACTTATCGAAATGGTTACAGATGCAAGTATTACGGCTAAACCATTTTTTGAACGACGTGGTTATCATATCGTGAAGTCGCAGATTATGGAACGAAGAAATGTTACATTAGCTAATTTCAAGATGATTAAGAACATCTGA
- a CDS encoding bifunctional transcriptional activator/DNA repair enzyme AdaA produces the protein MTYDWKMNSKRTNQQRDSDKPIQSVSVSDEQWQAIANNDASYDGQFFYAVKTTGVFCRPSCKSRVPKRENIGFFENADQALAAHFRPCKRCKPTRQRLPDEEWIAFITEYVDSHCDETLTLEVLALLSHGTPYHLHRTFKKIKGMTPVDYIQHVRMEKAKMLLTTFDDPVAEVGESVGLSNTPYFITLFKRKTGQTPEAYRRQQKQHLKEAFSNDT, from the coding sequence GTGACATACGATTGGAAAATGAATTCGAAACGAACGAATCAACAACGAGACTCTGACAAGCCCATTCAATCCGTTTCTGTTTCTGATGAACAGTGGCAGGCAATTGCCAATAATGATGCTTCTTATGACGGACAGTTTTTTTATGCAGTGAAAACAACAGGGGTTTTTTGTCGCCCTTCTTGCAAATCAAGAGTACCCAAAAGAGAAAACATTGGTTTTTTTGAAAATGCTGATCAAGCACTAGCCGCACATTTTCGTCCGTGCAAACGGTGCAAGCCAACCAGGCAAAGATTACCCGATGAGGAGTGGATTGCGTTCATAACCGAATACGTGGATAGCCACTGCGATGAAACGTTGACGCTCGAAGTCCTTGCGCTTCTGAGTCATGGAACCCCTTATCACTTGCATAGAACCTTTAAAAAAATCAAAGGCATGACCCCGGTGGACTACATCCAGCATGTCCGAATGGAAAAGGCGAAAATGTTATTGACTACTTTTGATGACCCAGTTGCTGAAGTCGGTGAGTCTGTCGGACTTTCCAATACCCCTTATTTTATTACGCTGTTTAAGCGGAAAACGGGACAAACGCCGGAAGCTTATCGTAGGCAGCAAAAACAACACTTGAAGGAGGCATTTTCAAATGACACCTAA